From the genome of Uranotaenia lowii strain MFRU-FL chromosome 1, ASM2978415v1, whole genome shotgun sequence, one region includes:
- the LOC129738996 gene encoding uncharacterized protein LOC129738996 has product MFTIGISLMRTLAFSVLVGLFWVQVAAVNLVAYISQNGLHGEISFRQYSNAQVHISSELETTLQYPDQTWSWAIYQFPVDYTVVDPRDRCDLKALGEQLWSFDDDLGFLTLPGNESSTWLSDIPLTGEKGLWGKSLVLYDPNSDFRICATVTTRDGSQDHIAEAKFSSPVAGSIYFRWLAAKESHHSDTLIYSNLVHLREQSRKLNSPEFTEHAWKIYVTDIFENDADNAEANCNKLQLVFDPQVRGSGKAIGDIDARIGSLKITTNSKKQRSPQLFNDKDLVLLPSDLYGPSRKLYVVIFDPVHPDTFLACAKIRHLKPKSARAIVNGGGIRGEMRFLQRSRFEPTWINASFSSITNDPQDNIDYAKDVASYKINSLPLRAFSANLDSYCLSSGSTFNPTNIEQKEIPPPGFGTQDQYPVGDLSGKLTNRNKKETHNMFLPGTSAELSGFYWDAFLPLQGKNSIIFRGFGVQRYNRTNPNQITEAPWACGAVTLYEISRPYQIPIVTAQVLFRYPIVGRIVFRQIKDEFWSDTVVVFEYLIHADGSTVNNTAEHRWAITDSPPGKDFYDWQNRCVSSGQVYNPQKVSLGNMNWEETCTSYSPELCRMGDLSNRLGTLDIAGAKVDSQRISRKMFVDQNLPLSGLASVVGRSVVIYHDHGPKARGERLACSIIGGYHRRKVVARDWYSNGDPLTIKGKLEMIQQSEYDHTNVEVDFKGLSVNSGYHVHVAPVEGDLEFPCEDSTVYGHWNPRGVDPKRSPAPAKGSSDQYELGDLSGKFGTLDGVTMFEQSYNDSRLPLYGYESIIGRSIVVHKKEKGRRWACSTLERGYSPSEAREIRAIASFHHPGGWAYGYIRMTQLIGNDGSQSDTTIEVKLRYPGKHDRNMTSNHNWNIWVNPVGVDAAVKQVETRCVAAGYVWNPYYTQLADPLNQELYRQECGPDNPLRCYVGDLSARLGPISVGDRRMVFTDSNFPLEGPVSALGRSIVIFGPEFSGSRFACANIEPDHDIVKYINLKKPPRFVVAQFLEDIRMVMGLPEWMLAIDSRSIKTLHNGACIQMVVHFKGPSAHQIEQDFSRLLAVGRLDQPSIYIPGYVNTKRKNTLSYRTCGVRDPNEKENKGFFSRSGASVKRSILALAVLSIFVLWYH; this is encoded by the exons ATGTTTACAATCGGAATAAGCTTGATGCGAACACTTGCGTTCTCGGTACTGGTCGGGCTGTTTTGGGTTCAAG TTGCCGCAGTAAATTTGGTCGCCTACATCTCGCAGAATGGCCTTCATGGAGAGATTTCATTCCGGCAGTACTCGAACGCTCAAGTCCACATCTCGTCGGAGCTCGAAACAACCCTTCAGTATCCGGACCAGACTTGGAGCTGGGCCATCTATCAGTTCCCGGTCGATTATACGGTGGTAGATCCACGGGATCGATGTGATTTGAAGGCTTTGGGGGAGCAGCTGTGGTCGTTTGACGATGACCTGGGATTCTTGACGCTGCCGGGCAATGAGAGCAGCACCTGGCTGAGCGATATTCCACTGACCGGGGAGAAAGGTCTGTGGGGCAAATCGCTGGTTCTATACGATCCAAACAGTGACTTCCGAATCTGTGCCACAGTAACAACCCGAGATGGTTCCCAGGATCATATCGCCGAAGCCAAGTTCAGCAGTCCGGTGGCGGGGTCGATCTATTTCCGGTGGCTGGCCGCCAAGGAAAGTCACCATTCCGATACTTTGATCTACTCCAATTTAGTGCATCTGCGGGAACAATCCAG gaaGCTGAACAGTCCAGAATTCACCGAACATGCCTGGAAGATCTATGTGACCGATATATTCGAAAATGACGCCGACAATGCCGAAGCTAACTGTAACAAACTGCAGCTGGTATTCGATCCTCAGGTTCGAGGTTCTGGCAAAGCGATCGGAGACATCGATGCTCGTATCGGTAGTCTCAAAATAACTACCAATTCTAAAAAGCAAAGATCCCCGCAGCTGTTCAACGACAAAGACCTGGTGCTGCTGCCCAGTGATCTGTACGGGCCGTCCCGCAAACTGTACGTCGTGATCTTCGATCCGGTGCATCCGGATACATTTTTAGCGTGCGCCAAAATCCGGCACCTGAAGCCAAAGTCGGCCAGAGCCATCGTGAACGGCGGAGGAATACGCGGAGAGATGCGTTTCTTGCAGCGGTCCCGTTTCGAGCCAACCTGGATCAATGCCTCGTTTTCTTCTATCACCAACGATCCTCAGGATAACATAGACTACGCCAAAGATGTTGCTAGTTATAAGATCAACAGCCTTCCGCTGCGAGCTTTCTCAGCCAATCTGGACAGTTACTGTTTATCATCCGGTTCAACTTTCAATCCAACCAACATCGAACAGAAGGAAATCCCACCGCCTGGTTTCGGTACCCAAGATCAGTATCCGGTTGGGGATTTGAGCGGAAAACTTACCAATCGTAACAAAAAAGAAACACATAACATGTTTCTGCCGGGAACGAGTGCGGAACTGAGTGGATTTTACTGGGACGCATTCCTGCCGCTTCAGGGTAAAAATAGTATCATCTTCCGGGGATTCGGAGTTCAACGTTACAACCGAACTAACCCGAACCAGATTACGGAAGCTCCCTGGGCTTGTGGTGCAGTTACTCTGTACGAAATTAGTCGTCCCTATCAGATCCCAATCGTTACGGCACAGGTTTTGTTCCGGTATCCCATAGTGGGTCGAATCGTTTTCCGCCAGATAAAAGACGAATTCTGGAGCGATACGGTCGTCGTCTTTGAGTACCTGATCCATGCCGATGGGTCGACCGTGAACAACACTGCGGAACATCGCTGGGCCATTACGGACTCCCCACCGGGGAAAGACTTTTACGACTGGCAGAATCGATGTGTCAGCAGCGGTCAAGTTTACAACCCCCAGAAGGTGTCGTTGGGAAATATGAACTGGGAAGAGACGTGTACCTCCTATTCGCCGGAACTCTGCCGCATGGGAGATCTTTCCAATCGGCTGGGAACGTTGGACATCGCCGGGGCAAAGGTTGACTCACAACGAATTAGTCGGAAAATGTTCGTGGATCAAAACTTACCACTCAGTGGGTTGGCTAGCGTCGTGGGACGCTCGGTTGTCATCTATCACGATCATGGTCCAAAGGCGAGGGGAGAACGGTTGGCCTGTTCGAT TATCGGTGGCTACCACCGGAGGAAGGTTGTGGCCCGGGATTGGTATTCCAACGGTGATCCTCTGACAATCAAGGGCAAGCTGGAAATGATTCAACAGTCCGAATATGACCATACGAATGTAGAGGTTGATTTCAAGGGTCTTTCCGTTAACAGCGGCTACCATGTACATGTG GCTCCGGTAGAAGGTGACCTGGAATTCCCGTGTGAAGATTCTACGGTGTACGGGCATTGGAACCCTCGTGGAGTCGATCCCAAAAGGTCCCCGGCTCCGGCCAAGGGTAGCAGCGATCAGTACGAGTTGGGTGATTTGAGTGGCAAATTTGGAACCTTGGATGGGGTGACCATGTTTGAACAGTCGTACAACGATTCTCGATTACCTTTGTACGGATATGAGAGCATTATCGGCCGCAGTATTGTCGTTCACAAGAAAGAAAAGGGTCGCCGTTGGGCCTGCAGTACGCTCGAACGAGGTTATAGCCCAAGCGAAGCCAGGGAGATTCGAGCGATCGCATCGTTTCATCATCCGGGAGGATGGGCTTATGGGTATATTCGAATGACTCAACTCATAGGGAACGATGGTAGCCAGAGTGACACTACGATAGAAGTGAAGCTGAGATATCCTGGTAAACACGACCGTAATATGACTTCCAATCACAACTGGAACATTTGGGTTAATCCTGTCGGTGTTGATGCAGCTGTTAAGCAGGTTGAAACCCGATGTGTAGCCGCAGGCTATGTTTGGAATCCGTACTACACGCAACTAGCAGACCCTTTGAAT CAAGAGCTTTATCGGCAGGAATGTGGTCCTGATAACCCTTTGCGCTGTTACGTTGGTGACCTGTCGGCTCGATTGGGACCCATCAGCGTGGGAGATCGCCGGATGGTTTTCACCGACAGTAACTTCCCACTGGAGGGTCCCGTTAGTGCGTTGGGTCGATCGATCGTCATCTTTGGGCCGGAGTTCTCGGGTAGTAGGTTTGCCTGTGCGAACATCGAACCCGATCATGACATTGTGAAGTACATCAACCTGAAGAAACCACCGCGCTTTGTGGTAGCCCAGTTTTTGGAAGACATCCGCATGGTGATGGGACTGCCCGAGTGGATGTTGGCAATCGATTCACGTAGTATCAAAACTCTCCACAATGGGGCGTGCATCCAGATGGTGGTGCACTTCAAGGGACCGAGTGCTCATCAAATCGAGCAGGACTTTTCCCGGCTGCTGGCCGTTGGCCGGTTGGATCAGCCCAGTATCTACATTCCGGGATATGTGAATACCAAACGGAAGAATACCTTGTCTTACCGAACCTGTGGGGTGAGAGATCCGAATGAAAAGGAAAATAAGGGATTCTTCAGCAGGAGCGGAGCTTCGGTAAAACGTAGTATTTTAGCGCTGGCTGTGCTGTCAATTTTTGTTCTGTGGTACCATTGA